A single genomic interval of Fibrobacter sp. UWB13 harbors:
- the rfbF gene encoding glucose-1-phosphate cytidylyltransferase has product MKTVLLAGGFGSRISEESAFKPKPMIEIGGKPILWHIMKEYAYYGHTEFIICAGYKQEYIKEWFSNYFLQNSDVSFDFSNNKNEITIHHSHIEPWKVTVVDTGYNTMTGGRIKRVQEYVGNEPFFMTYGDGVCDVDINKLLEFHKSHGKIATLTAVKLAQDKGVLNIGGNNAVKSFREKSVNDGVTINAGYMVLQPEIFNYLTDDTCVFEKEPLAKLASDGELMSYTHTGFWQCMDNIREKSMLEKLLACGQAPWKKW; this is encoded by the coding sequence ATGAAAACAGTTCTTTTAGCAGGTGGTTTTGGTTCCCGTATTTCAGAGGAATCTGCATTCAAGCCGAAGCCCATGATTGAAATAGGCGGAAAGCCGATTCTTTGGCACATCATGAAAGAATATGCCTATTATGGTCATACGGAGTTTATCATCTGTGCTGGTTACAAGCAGGAATATATCAAAGAATGGTTCTCAAACTACTTCTTGCAAAATTCTGATGTGAGTTTTGATTTTAGCAACAACAAAAACGAAATCACAATTCACCATAGTCACATTGAACCGTGGAAAGTAACTGTAGTCGATACTGGTTACAATACGATGACTGGTGGGCGCATTAAGCGCGTTCAAGAATATGTTGGAAATGAACCGTTTTTTATGACTTATGGTGATGGTGTTTGCGATGTAGACATCAATAAGCTTCTTGAATTCCATAAGAGTCATGGCAAAATAGCAACACTCACTGCGGTCAAATTGGCTCAAGACAAGGGCGTTCTCAACATTGGCGGCAATAACGCAGTTAAGTCATTCCGTGAAAAGAGCGTGAATGACGGTGTTACAATTAATGCTGGTTACATGGTGTTGCAGCCCGAGATATTCAATTATCTCACTGATGATACTTGCGTGTTCGAAAAAGAACCGCTAGCAAAACTCGCTAGTGATGGAGAGCTGATGTCCTACACTCACACAGGTTTTTGGCAGTGTATGGACAACATTCGCGAAAAATCAATGCTGGAAAAATTATTAGCCTGTGGTCAGGCTCCTTGGAAAAAATGGTAA
- a CDS encoding CatB-related O-acetyltransferase — MFFKQTLLGKLLRHIKTNMLYNRWRKKNAENWTYPQNNYNQNLVSVGKFSYGPIHLITYGRKHKLIIGTCVSIANDVKFLLEVEHNLSTISTYPFKARLGIADEPIGKGDIVIDDDVWIGFGATILSGVHIGQGAVIAAGAVVTSDIPPYTVVGGIPARVIKKRFDEKTIGYLLSLDFKKLTKEHIKAHVDNLYNSINEIELEKIKEKFSWFPKKDI, encoded by the coding sequence ATGTTTTTTAAACAAACCTTATTAGGAAAATTGTTAAGACATATTAAAACAAATATGTTGTATAATCGTTGGCGAAAGAAAAATGCTGAAAATTGGACTTATCCCCAAAATAATTACAACCAGAATTTAGTTTCTGTCGGCAAGTTTTCATATGGTCCTATACATCTCATAACTTATGGTCGAAAGCATAAGCTAATTATAGGAACGTGCGTTTCTATTGCTAATGATGTGAAGTTTTTGCTAGAAGTTGAGCACAATTTATCAACGATATCGACATATCCATTCAAAGCACGACTTGGTATCGCTGATGAACCAATCGGTAAGGGCGATATTGTAATTGATGACGATGTTTGGATTGGCTTTGGTGCTACAATTTTATCAGGAGTCCACATAGGACAGGGCGCAGTTATAGCGGCAGGAGCAGTAGTAACCTCAGACATTCCTCCATATACGGTGGTGGGAGGAATTCCTGCTCGAGTTATAAAAAAACGATTCGACGAAAAAACAATCGGTTATCTTTTATCTTTAGATTTTAAAAAACTGACAAAAGAGCATATAAAAGCTCACGTCGATAACCTTTATAATTCTATAAATGAAATTGAGCTAGAAAAAATAAAAGAAAAATTTAGTTGGTTTCCCAAAAAAGATATTTAG
- a CDS encoding glycosyltransferase — translation MKVNVYLSYYNGSEYIDDQIASLLKQKNVDVHIYIRDDGSNETEAAYIDKYCGYNKITVIHSENLGFGRSFMWLANKIAEKADFYAFCDQDDVWLNNKLEKACERLKKYTEPAAYSALPQYVDSKLSPLNGCSSMVDHLHFGKMNVDDALGYQFFGLGCTFVWNNALNNILHKIDLKYYSFAHDNFLSVLTPFIGTFYRDDSQVLLYRQHNRNASGNKKAKRCVFKKITDILKDHGNSKNFLMRKYIVENFREYMSNNNLKLLEKSVNYRTNISDKIKLIRRELHRVDQDRKIKNLIRILTNQY, via the coding sequence ATGAAAGTCAATGTTTATTTATCTTATTATAATGGTTCGGAATATATAGATGATCAAATTGCAAGTTTGTTAAAACAGAAAAATGTAGATGTACATATATACATTCGAGACGATGGTTCTAATGAAACAGAAGCTGCGTATATTGATAAATATTGTGGCTATAATAAAATCACGGTTATTCATTCTGAAAATTTAGGATTTGGAAGAAGTTTCATGTGGCTAGCAAATAAGATCGCAGAAAAAGCAGATTTTTACGCATTTTGCGATCAAGATGATGTCTGGCTTAACAACAAATTAGAAAAAGCTTGCGAACGATTGAAAAAGTATACAGAACCAGCTGCATACAGCGCTCTTCCACAATATGTTGATTCAAAACTATCTCCACTAAATGGCTGTTCCTCTATGGTTGATCATTTACATTTTGGCAAAATGAATGTAGACGATGCGCTGGGATACCAATTTTTCGGTTTAGGATGCACCTTTGTATGGAACAACGCTTTGAATAACATTTTACATAAAATTGATTTAAAATATTATTCCTTTGCACATGATAATTTTTTGAGTGTACTAACGCCTTTTATAGGTACATTTTACAGGGATGACTCGCAGGTTCTTCTTTATCGTCAACACAATAGGAATGCTAGTGGTAATAAAAAGGCTAAGAGATGCGTTTTCAAAAAAATAACGGACATCTTAAAAGACCATGGTAACTCAAAAAATTTCTTAATGCGAAAATATATTGTTGAAAATTTTAGAGAATATATGTCAAATAACAATTTAAAGCTTTTGGAAAAATCCGTAAATTACCGCACAAATATTTCTGATAAAATAAAATTAATAAGAAGAGAGTTGCACAGAGTTGACCAAGACAGAAAAATAAAGAATTTGATTCGAATTTTAACAAATCAGTATTAA
- a CDS encoding EpsG family protein: MDVKILSTILLYFFVVVLIYSYTKMKYVNTTVFAYPLIRFSNFDIILFSLIFTFYNIFCTNLSGGINGLGGDRLNYFVSFVNHRVEMPGLELIFNAARFLHVDFLYVLYATTFICCTITFYGLKKTKNFSLFVLFFLLVTDYFSLTFAQLKQCYTNAFCILFFANILKESSVQRDVACVLYALSASLFHTTGFILFPIFLAMKLIEKKVVSLRFILFLMLLMLLFFKHILIFLVSFSSSFIPVLSAKIIHYFFEEYTGYGSFLTFIKGIPFYFITCYGLMKKNNFEKIIPYYHQYLFLSIIGSCLYLFSIVSYWMFRFTALFYVPIGIFFYLLIRYEKNEVDRYFAILFVLGTSIIVKLRHDIIYYINYGALI, encoded by the coding sequence ATGGATGTAAAAATTTTAAGTACAATTTTATTGTATTTTTTTGTGGTTGTGCTGATATATTCTTATACAAAAATGAAGTATGTTAATACAACTGTTTTCGCATATCCATTAATAAGGTTCTCAAATTTTGACATAATATTATTTTCATTGATATTCACTTTTTATAACATTTTCTGCACTAATCTTTCCGGCGGGATTAATGGTTTGGGCGGAGACAGGCTTAATTATTTTGTTAGCTTTGTTAACCATCGAGTGGAAATGCCCGGTTTGGAACTTATTTTTAATGCTGCACGCTTTCTTCATGTTGATTTTCTATATGTTCTATACGCAACAACGTTTATTTGTTGCACAATAACTTTTTATGGTTTAAAAAAAACAAAAAATTTTTCGTTATTTGTTCTATTCTTTTTGCTTGTAACTGATTATTTTTCTTTAACTTTTGCACAGCTGAAACAGTGCTATACAAATGCATTTTGTATTTTATTTTTCGCAAACATTTTAAAAGAAAGTAGTGTTCAAAGAGATGTTGCTTGTGTACTTTATGCTTTGAGTGCATCATTATTTCATACAACAGGTTTTATTCTTTTCCCAATTTTTTTAGCAATGAAACTCATTGAAAAAAAGGTTGTATCTCTAAGATTTATTCTCTTTTTAATGCTATTGATGCTTCTTTTTTTTAAACACATTTTAATTTTTTTAGTGTCTTTTTCATCATCTTTTATACCGGTTTTATCCGCAAAAATTATTCATTATTTTTTTGAAGAATATACTGGGTATGGTTCTTTTTTGACATTCATCAAGGGAATTCCTTTTTATTTTATAACATGTTATGGATTAATGAAAAAAAATAATTTTGAGAAAATTATTCCATATTATCACCAATATCTTTTTTTATCGATTATCGGATCTTGTTTGTATTTATTCTCAATTGTTTCGTATTGGATGTTTAGATTTACCGCTTTATTTTATGTACCAATAGGAATTTTCTTTTATTTATTAATTCGATATGAAAAAAATGAAGTTGACAGATATTTTGCCATATTGTTTGTTTTGGGAACCTCTATAATAGTGAAGTTGAGACACGACATTATTTATTATATAAATTATGGAGCGTTAATATAG
- a CDS encoding glycosyltransferase family A protein, with translation MFNLPLFTIYTPTYNRKNLLPRLYDSLCNQTCKNFIWLVVDDGSSDGTGALINLWKQSSPFQIEYVYKENGGVHTAREIAFEIAKTELLWGVDSDDWLINDAVEKVQTLWNKKKGTYLGIFALDRNVNKLNQTKFPLGLKESSYQDLFCKYKVYGDIAIIIRTDVIKKTNKFPVYSNEKLVSESYKWFQLPDEPFLILNDFTTNIEYQDSGYTSNVRKNWFKNLNGYCDLYNNNVKHVKYLKKRVEYCIKYIIACSFLKKGNPVYGSSRPILTAILYPLGLLAYYICKRMWVKR, from the coding sequence ATGTTTAATTTGCCATTGTTCACAATTTACACGCCAACATACAATCGTAAAAACTTATTGCCTCGATTGTATGATAGCTTATGCAATCAAACATGCAAAAATTTTATCTGGCTCGTTGTCGATGATGGATCATCTGATGGAACTGGGGCTTTAATCAATCTATGGAAACAAAGCTCTCCATTTCAGATAGAATATGTTTATAAAGAAAATGGAGGCGTTCATACAGCTCGAGAAATTGCTTTTGAAATTGCTAAAACAGAACTTTTATGGGGGGTTGATTCCGATGATTGGCTAATTAATGATGCCGTTGAAAAAGTTCAAACATTATGGAATAAAAAAAAAGGAACCTATCTTGGAATTTTTGCTTTAGATCGAAATGTTAACAAACTGAATCAAACCAAGTTTCCTCTTGGACTTAAAGAATCTTCCTATCAAGATTTGTTCTGTAAATATAAAGTTTACGGAGATATTGCAATCATTATCAGAACTGATGTGATAAAAAAAACTAATAAATTTCCTGTTTACTCAAATGAGAAATTGGTTTCTGAAAGCTATAAGTGGTTTCAATTACCGGACGAACCGTTCCTCATCCTGAACGATTTTACTACGAACATTGAATACCAAGATTCTGGATACACTTCAAATGTTCGAAAAAATTGGTTTAAAAATTTAAATGGATATTGTGACCTATACAACAACAATGTTAAACATGTCAAATATTTAAAAAAACGTGTTGAATATTGCATAAAATATATCATAGCTTGTTCATTCCTTAAAAAAGGGAATCCCGTTTATGGCTCTTCACGACCTATTTTAACAGCTATTTTATACCCATTGGGGTTATTAGCATATTACATTTGTAAAAGGATGTGGGTAAAAAGATAA
- a CDS encoding DUF2334 domain-containing protein: MTRYIMRLDDACPKRNMAKWDRMEALLEKYGVKPLVGVIPDCKDPDMDCFTEDADFWTKRIASWQKKGWQLALHGYNHIFKTNCGGINPVNHRSEFAGLPYEEQKRMIADGVAILRSHGINPKVFFAPAHTFDENTIKALQDASDIRIISDTPANKPFSKYGMTFVPQQSGRVRKLPFNTVTFCYHPNTMNESSFVNLEKFLQQNRFEIFPIEESTRKLSLVDKFLMGMYYARH; the protein is encoded by the coding sequence ATGACACGCTACATTATGCGTCTTGATGATGCTTGCCCTAAGCGAAATATGGCTAAATGGGATAGAATGGAAGCTTTGCTTGAAAAGTATGGTGTCAAACCGCTTGTTGGTGTAATTCCTGATTGCAAAGATCCCGATATGGATTGTTTTACGGAAGATGCAGATTTTTGGACAAAGCGAATAGCATCTTGGCAAAAAAAAGGCTGGCAATTGGCATTACATGGCTATAACCATATCTTCAAAACAAATTGTGGCGGTATTAACCCTGTAAATCATCGTTCTGAATTTGCCGGGCTTCCGTATGAAGAGCAAAAACGGATGATTGCTGATGGTGTCGCCATTCTACGCAGTCATGGTATAAACCCTAAGGTATTCTTTGCGCCGGCACATACGTTTGATGAAAATACAATAAAGGCACTGCAGGATGCTTCGGACATCCGCATAATTTCAGACACACCAGCAAATAAGCCGTTTTCAAAATACGGAATGACTTTTGTTCCGCAACAGTCTGGGCGTGTTCGTAAATTGCCTTTTAATACGGTTACATTCTGCTATCATCCAAATACGATGAATGAAAGCAGCTTTGTTAATTTGGAGAAATTCTTACAGCAAAACAGATTTGAAATTTTTCCAATTGAAGAATCTACAAGGAAACTATCGTTAGTTGATAAATTTTTGATGGGAATGTATTATGCAAGACACTAA
- a CDS encoding glycosyltransferase family 1 protein encodes MIRILHVLGGLERGGAETMVMNLYRAIDRTQVQFDFIIHTTKHQAYYDEIIALGGKIYSFPAFNGLNYFKMKKLWKQFFREHPEYKILHSHVRSYASLYLPIAKKAGLKTIIHSHSTSNGNGLSSVVKRIMQYPLRWQAEYFFGCSKEAGAWLFGNNVVNSPKYHILQNAIDTEQYKFDPEIRKEYREKLGLGDKKTFIHVGRFHPAKNHPFLLNVFAEIHKVDSNTVLLLAGDGELRPEIEKQITSLNLQNDVILLGSRSDVPNLLQAADCFLFPSVWEGFGMVAVEAQSAGLPCVCSDVIPRLVKVTEQCAFLPTDNAQKWAEQALLWAKRTDSSMNPIQSVVEHGFDIKESSKKLAEFYQANWRSA; translated from the coding sequence ATGATTAGAATTCTCCATGTATTAGGTGGTTTGGAACGTGGTGGCGCAGAAACAATGGTGATGAACCTCTACCGTGCCATAGACAGAACACAAGTACAGTTTGATTTTATAATTCATACGACCAAACACCAAGCCTATTATGACGAAATCATTGCGCTAGGTGGCAAAATCTATAGCTTTCCGGCATTTAATGGCTTGAACTATTTCAAGATGAAGAAACTTTGGAAGCAGTTCTTCAGAGAACATCCTGAATACAAGATTCTTCATTCTCATGTTCGCAGCTATGCATCACTTTATCTGCCTATTGCAAAAAAAGCTGGACTGAAAACAATTATTCATAGCCACAGCACTTCTAATGGCAATGGCTTAAGTTCTGTCGTAAAGCGTATTATGCAGTATCCTTTGCGCTGGCAGGCCGAGTATTTCTTTGGTTGTTCTAAAGAAGCGGGTGCATGGCTGTTTGGCAATAATGTTGTCAACAGTCCGAAGTATCATATTTTGCAAAACGCCATTGATACGGAACAGTACAAATTTGATCCAGAAATTCGTAAGGAATACCGCGAAAAACTTGGCTTAGGTGACAAGAAAACATTTATTCATGTGGGCCGTTTTCATCCAGCAAAGAATCATCCATTTTTACTGAATGTTTTTGCCGAGATACATAAGGTTGATTCGAATACAGTCTTATTGCTTGCTGGTGATGGTGAATTACGCCCAGAGATTGAAAAGCAAATTACTTCTCTCAATTTGCAAAACGATGTAATTTTGCTAGGAAGCAGGAGTGATGTTCCAAATCTTTTGCAGGCGGCAGATTGTTTCTTATTTCCTTCTGTTTGGGAAGGATTTGGAATGGTTGCCGTAGAAGCTCAGTCTGCAGGATTACCATGTGTTTGCAGTGATGTCATCCCTCGATTGGTCAAAGTAACTGAACAATGTGCCTTTCTGCCAACCGACAACGCACAAAAATGGGCCGAACAAGCACTTCTATGGGCAAAACGAACCGATTCTTCCATGAATCCAATTCAGTCTGTTGTTGAGCATGGGTTCGATATTAAGGAATCTTCAAAAAAACTTGCTGAATTTTATCAAGCAAATTGGAGGTCTGCATGA
- a CDS encoding glycosyltransferase family 4 protein has product MKILIVSAKNKTVFNFRGDLVKDMIAHGNEVYVTGPNKDFIDDVLALGVKRFIEIPSVKDNTSVKNDLNYLRLLKKNIKEIRPDIVFSYNIKPVIYGSIAAKSCKVPHIYAMVTGLGRVYGAGGLKNKVLRLITKTLYKKAFKACDKVIFQNGDDIEYLVSNGYLPKEKTTVVNGSGVNLDRFKKTEIPEKPVFLMVGRIIKEKGVLEFCEAARELKKVHPEAKCILLGGFDTSIGALKSEDIQAYINDGTIEHPGEVKDPIAFYAKASVFVLPSYYREGLPRTILEALACGRPVITTDWTGCRVAVVNGVNGYLVPIKNSKALAERMIDLCDRNKVISMGDAAYRICKEKYEVSIINKQMRDVIGYQEMENIQ; this is encoded by the coding sequence ATGAAAATCCTGATTGTTTCTGCAAAAAATAAGACCGTATTTAACTTCCGTGGTGATCTCGTCAAGGATATGATTGCTCACGGAAACGAAGTTTATGTGACGGGTCCGAATAAGGATTTTATAGACGATGTCTTGGCGTTGGGTGTTAAGAGATTTATTGAAATTCCTTCGGTTAAAGATAATACAAGTGTAAAAAACGATCTGAATTACCTTAGGCTATTGAAAAAAAACATTAAGGAAATTCGGCCAGATATCGTATTTAGTTACAACATCAAGCCTGTCATTTACGGCAGCATTGCTGCAAAATCTTGCAAAGTACCGCACATCTATGCAATGGTAACCGGACTTGGACGCGTTTACGGTGCAGGCGGACTGAAAAACAAGGTGCTTCGCCTTATCACAAAGACTCTTTACAAGAAGGCATTCAAAGCTTGTGACAAGGTTATTTTCCAAAATGGCGATGATATAGAGTATCTGGTAAGCAATGGCTATTTGCCTAAAGAAAAAACTACCGTTGTTAATGGCTCCGGAGTGAACTTGGATCGTTTCAAGAAAACTGAAATTCCAGAAAAGCCTGTGTTTTTGATGGTGGGGCGCATCATCAAGGAAAAGGGCGTCCTTGAATTTTGTGAAGCTGCCCGAGAATTGAAAAAAGTTCATCCAGAAGCAAAATGCATTCTTCTCGGTGGGTTTGATACTTCTATTGGAGCCCTGAAGTCAGAAGATATTCAAGCCTATATCAATGACGGCACGATTGAACATCCGGGCGAAGTGAAAGACCCTATTGCGTTTTACGCCAAAGCATCTGTATTTGTGTTACCATCCTATTATCGTGAGGGGCTGCCGAGGACAATTTTGGAAGCTCTTGCCTGTGGTCGCCCTGTGATTACAACAGATTGGACGGGATGCAGAGTGGCTGTTGTGAACGGAGTGAATGGATATCTCGTACCGATCAAGAACAGCAAAGCTTTGGCTGAAAGAATGATTGATCTTTGCGATAGAAACAAAGTCATATCCATGGGCGATGCCGCATACAGAATCTGCAAAGAAAAATACGAAGTCTCCATCATCAATAAGCAGATGAGGGATGTTATTGGGTATCAAGAAATGGAGAATATTCAATGA
- a CDS encoding NAD(P)-dependent oxidoreductase, with the protein MNLLITGAWQQANEYIAQIEKTHSVKFLAWEKDELPCDPAWVEGIIGNGIFLSHPIESFTNLRYIQLTSAGFDRVPMEYVKERGIKICNARGVYSIPMAEYALYSVLALYKKGRSFFENQKCHLWKKERELKELHGQTVCVFGCGSVGSECAKRFEAMGCSVIGVDPFVRENKYFSRIFHTDDSFEALKQSDVVIITLPLTDETRHMFNKKLFEAMKNESVLVNIARGALVDSDALIEALDNKLYGAVLDVFEEEPLSETSSLWNMKNVLVTPHNSFVGNGNGKRMSDVIMKNLEEYNMQSKKELA; encoded by the coding sequence ATGAACCTGCTGATAACTGGTGCTTGGCAACAGGCAAACGAATATATTGCACAGATTGAAAAGACTCATTCAGTCAAGTTCCTTGCATGGGAGAAAGATGAGTTGCCATGCGACCCGGCATGGGTTGAAGGAATTATTGGTAACGGAATATTCCTTTCTCACCCTATTGAATCTTTTACGAATCTCCGATACATCCAGCTGACGTCAGCAGGTTTTGATCGTGTCCCGATGGAATACGTGAAAGAGCGTGGCATAAAAATTTGCAATGCTAGAGGCGTTTACAGCATCCCGATGGCGGAATACGCTCTGTATTCCGTATTAGCGCTTTATAAAAAAGGACGTTCCTTTTTCGAAAATCAAAAATGTCACTTATGGAAAAAAGAGAGAGAACTGAAAGAACTGCATGGTCAGACTGTTTGCGTCTTTGGCTGCGGTTCTGTGGGTTCCGAGTGCGCTAAAAGATTTGAAGCGATGGGTTGCTCCGTAATTGGGGTGGATCCTTTTGTTCGAGAAAATAAATATTTCTCCCGCATTTTCCATACTGACGATTCTTTTGAAGCTCTGAAACAATCAGATGTTGTAATCATCACTTTGCCACTGACAGATGAAACTAGGCATATGTTCAACAAGAAGCTTTTTGAAGCGATGAAAAACGAATCTGTTCTCGTGAATATCGCAAGGGGAGCACTAGTGGATTCGGACGCTCTGATTGAGGCTTTGGACAATAAATTGTACGGAGCAGTTTTGGATGTCTTTGAAGAAGAACCATTGTCTGAAACAAGTTCCTTATGGAATATGAAAAATGTTTTGGTCACGCCGCACAATAGCTTTGTCGGGAACGGAAATGGCAAACGCATGAGCGATGTGATTATGAAAAATTTGGAAGAATACAACATGCAGAGTAAGAAGGAGTTGGCTTAA
- a CDS encoding acyltransferase: MIFFVTFLRALAACFITNAHYTGIYPTDLIANGGLIGDVLFFAVSGFCLYNVKYDLNAIGFAQWYGRRIWRIYPPVIIMTAIYMFVGAYALSAEMGAAWWYVYPTNYHFVASIIVLYIPLFFIVKIPALNKRLVLIMIGLAVVWLLVYMLAYDHSYYHIDKVREPMIRFLFMESMLLGAWFRQNDQKLRNKFKWFYPIATFLSFLAYFASKLLFVHMMNLASFQFLNQIAIFLVLFFLFRTFCGLDGMLEKAPIRVKKMIQLLSDITLEIYLVQYVIIDAVRNLNLMFPLNWLVLTSSILLSAFILHKVWGLMSGSVDKMLRGNT; the protein is encoded by the coding sequence GTGATATTCTTCGTGACTTTTTTACGTGCTCTAGCGGCTTGTTTTATAACAAATGCGCATTATACGGGAATATATCCTACAGATCTCATTGCTAATGGAGGCTTGATTGGTGATGTACTCTTCTTTGCCGTTTCCGGTTTTTGCCTTTATAATGTGAAGTATGATTTAAACGCCATAGGCTTTGCGCAATGGTATGGTAGAAGAATTTGGCGCATATACCCACCTGTCATTATCATGACTGCAATCTATATGTTTGTGGGAGCGTACGCACTTAGTGCAGAAATGGGTGCTGCTTGGTGGTATGTTTACCCAACGAATTATCATTTTGTTGCATCTATTATTGTATTGTACATTCCGCTGTTCTTTATTGTTAAGATTCCTGCATTGAACAAACGACTTGTATTGATTATGATTGGCTTGGCTGTTGTATGGTTGCTTGTTTATATGCTTGCTTATGACCATAGTTATTATCACATAGATAAAGTGCGCGAACCGATGATTCGTTTTTTGTTTATGGAAAGTATGCTGTTGGGGGCTTGGTTTAGGCAAAATGACCAAAAGCTGAGAAACAAGTTTAAATGGTTCTATCCGATTGCAACTTTTCTGTCTTTTTTGGCTTATTTTGCTAGCAAATTGCTGTTTGTTCATATGATGAATTTGGCTTCATTTCAATTCTTGAATCAAATTGCAATATTCCTTGTTCTCTTTTTCCTTTTCCGAACATTCTGTGGCTTAGACGGAATGCTTGAAAAAGCACCCATCCGTGTAAAAAAAATGATACAACTGCTTTCTGATATAACGCTCGAAATTTATTTGGTTCAGTATGTTATTATTGATGCTGTTAGGAACCTTAATTTGATGTTCCCGTTAAATTGGCTTGTTCTGACGTCATCTATTCTTTTGTCTGCGTTTATCTTGCACAAAGTTTGGGGCTTGATGAGTGGTTCTGTAGACAAAATGCTTAGGGGGAATACATGA
- a CDS encoding sugar transferase, translating into MKRLLDIVVSLGVLVFLSPVLLITAIAIKLNSKGPVIFKQRRLGLGGKEFDIYKFRSMVQNAEHTGSGVYSGKGDARVTAVGRIIRATSIDELPQALNMLKGDMSLIGPRPPLTYHPWPINEYTAEQKRMFDVRPGITGWAQVHGRKDVEWHKRIELNVWYVDHVSLLLDMKIFFMTIFKVATNADNQNIGETLVKK; encoded by the coding sequence TTGAAACGGTTACTTGATATTGTTGTGTCCCTCGGTGTTCTTGTTTTTCTGTCTCCAGTTCTCTTAATTACGGCTATAGCGATTAAACTCAATTCCAAGGGCCCCGTGATTTTCAAGCAACGTCGTTTAGGTCTCGGAGGCAAAGAATTTGACATTTACAAGTTCCGTTCTATGGTGCAAAATGCGGAACATACCGGTTCGGGCGTGTACAGCGGCAAAGGCGATGCAAGAGTGACTGCTGTTGGTCGCATCATTCGAGCGACTTCGATTGATGAACTCCCCCAAGCATTGAACATGCTTAAGGGAGACATGAGCCTTATTGGTCCTCGTCCGCCTCTGACTTACCATCCGTGGCCAATTAATGAATACACCGCAGAGCAGAAGCGCATGTTTGATGTACGTCCTGGCATTACGGGGTGGGCTCAAGTCCATGGTCGTAAAGATGTTGAATGGCACAAGAGAATTGAACTGAATGTCTGGTATGTTGATCACGTATCACTTTTGCTTGACATGAAAATTTTCTTTATGACCATTTTCAAGGTCGCTACGAATGCCGATAATCAAAATATTGGCGAGACTCTTGTTAAAAAGTAA
- a CDS encoding aldolase/citrate lyase family protein, with protein MPLKLMYITNRSDVAEIAQKYGVDRIWVDLETRGKEERQKNYDSVKSQHSVADIRSIKPHLTTSEMLVRINPWYDGSLAEIDSVIEAGADIIMLPYWKTPEEVSNFIKAVDGRCKTTLLLETKEALECVDEVLAKGGFDEIHIGLNDLHLSYGMTFMFELLSDGTVEKLCDKFKTAKIPYGFGGIAKLGSGMLPAEKVIMEHYRLDSTRAILSRSFCDCAKITDITEIEQTFSENLKTLRAFEASLANKTPEDFAQNKVEVATAVADVVAAIKRAKKNA; from the coding sequence ATGCCACTAAAGCTGATGTACATCACGAATCGGTCTGATGTGGCTGAAATTGCCCAGAAATACGGCGTTGACCGCATTTGGGTTGATTTGGAAACCCGAGGCAAAGAGGAACGACAGAAAAATTACGATTCGGTCAAGTCTCAACACTCCGTTGCAGATATCAGGAGCATAAAGCCGCATCTTACGACTTCAGAAATGCTCGTTCGCATAAACCCATGGTACGACGGTAGCCTTGCTGAAATTGATTCTGTAATAGAAGCCGGGGCAGACATCATTATGCTCCCGTACTGGAAAACACCCGAGGAAGTCTCGAATTTTATCAAAGCTGTTGATGGACGTTGCAAAACAACGCTGCTTCTCGAAACAAAAGAGGCTTTGGAATGCGTAGACGAAGTTCTAGCGAAAGGCGGTTTTGACGAAATTCATATTGGACTCAACGACCTGCACCTTTCGTACGGCATGACTTTCATGTTTGAACTTCTGTCGGATGGAACTGTCGAAAAACTCTGCGACAAGTTCAAGACTGCAAAAATTCCATACGGTTTTGGCGGTATCGCAAAGCTTGGTAGCGGCATGTTGCCTGCCGAAAAGGTCATCATGGAACATTACAGGCTCGATTCTACCCGCGCCATCCTTTCTCGCTCATTCTGCGATTGTGCCAAAATTACGGACATTACTGAAATTGAACAGACCTTCAGTGAAAATTTGAAGACGCTCCGTGCATTCGAAGCCTCTCTCGCTAATAAAACTCCTGAAGATTTTGCACAAAACAAAGTCGAAGTCGCAACAGCCGTTGCCGATGTTGTTGCCGCAATCAAACGTGCGAAAAAAAATGCATAA